A window of the Bacillus andreraoultii genome harbors these coding sequences:
- a CDS encoding CBO0543 family protein → MEERIRQFDKIVKMTKEAQEALTQYFFNYKLYASFEYWMMIAILIAPLIFILIKIDKKKILQIGMYGYGIHVFISYLDLFGRNSGYWNYPFPLIPALPGLSLDSSLIPVSYMLMYQWTIKRNKNYYIYAILLSGGFAFVFKPLIVGIGLFKLYGINYFHILIIYIIPAIMSKLITDFFLWLQKKYG, encoded by the coding sequence TTGGAAGAACGGATACGGCAATTCGATAAAATTGTAAAGATGACAAAGGAAGCACAAGAAGCCTTAACCCAGTATTTTTTTAATTATAAACTATATGCTTCTTTTGAATATTGGATGATGATTGCAATATTAATTGCACCTCTTATATTCATTTTGATTAAAATTGATAAAAAGAAAATCTTGCAAATTGGAATGTATGGCTATGGAATACATGTATTTATTAGTTATCTTGACTTATTTGGTCGTAATAGCGGATATTGGAATTACCCTTTCCCCTTAATCCCTGCATTACCTGGCCTATCCCTTGACTCAAGCCTAATCCCGGTTTCGTACATGCTTATGTATCAATGGACGATAAAGCGTAATAAAAACTACTATATATATGCCATCCTATTATCAGGTGGATTTGCATTTGTTTTCAAGCCTCTAATAGTTGGAATTGGATTATTTAAACTATATGGTATCAATTATTTTCATATCTTAATCATATATATTATCCCCGCAATTATGTCTAAATTGATTACAGATTTCTTTTTGTGGTTACAGAAAAAATATGGATGA